The Ignavibacteriales bacterium sequence TCATTTCATCTTTTTGAAAGTCTCTATTCAAAAATTAATAAGACGTTCATAGACACAGTCGAAAATATGCCTGAGGTTATTCTTAGAACTTCGGGTTTGGGGGAGCGAAAAGAAACATATGAAAATTTGTCATCGCAGCTTATAATAGAAAAAATTGGAGATTGGAATCAGTTCGACGGAATCCTAATAAATATGATTACCGGATTTGATATTTCTCTTGATCAATTAAAAACGATTAGGAAATATTTTAAAGGCATAATTTATTTTGACATTCATACACTTTCACGGGGAGTTGGTGCGAATATGGAACGAGAATTCCGCCCGATCCCCCAAACCTATGAATGGCTTACTAACATTGATATTCTTCAATGTAATGAGAGCGAACTAAATACAATAGTTCAAAACATGGACGAATTTAATTCCGCAAAAGAAATTCTCCGATTCGGACCCAAAATACTCATCATCACAAAAGGAGAGAAAGGAGCACAAACTTATTTTCTTGAAAACGGAGAAATCAAATCACTTTTTCTAAATGCTGAACAAGTTGTAACAGTTAATAAAATTGGCTGTGGCGATATTTTTGGGGCGGTCTTCTTTTATTCATATATTTCTACAAGAGATGTAAGTAAATCACTTAATAAGGCAAATAAAGCGGGAGCTATTGCAGCCACAACAAAAAATTTAACGACGGAAAGATTAATAAAACTGAATGATTAGCGGTGATTTAATAAAAAAGAGAATATTAATAATTGGTTCAAACGGAATGCTGGGGCAGCGGCTTGCTGAATTTTTTCGCTCTGACGATAAAATTGAACTCCTCTGCGCGTCTGTGGAAAATGAATCTCTCATTCCTGAAGTCAATTATAAGCAATTGGACATTAGACAAAAAAATGAAGTTCGCGAAATCATTCTTAACTTCTTTCCGGATTTCGTTATAAATACCGCTGCTTACACCAACGTTGATAAATCTGAAACTGATAAGGAAACTGCATGGAAAATTAATGTTAACGGTCCGGAAAATATTGCACATTACTGCTGGACTATTGACGCACATCTAATTCATTTATCAACGGATTATATTTTTGACGGAAAGAACGGACCTTACACCGAGGTAGATAAACCATGTCCAATTAGTTATTACGGAAGAACTAAACTTGCAAGTGAAAACTCTATCCGGACTAGCGGTGTGCGATTTACAATTATTCGTACAAATATTTTGTATGGAGCTGCTAAATTCGGTCGCAATGATTTTGTTAAATGGGTTTTAACTTCTCTAAGTTCCGGTCAAACAATTCGCATTGTTACAGATCAGATCGGCAACCCAACATATATTGATGATATTGTCTCTGCTATAAATAAAGTAACTGAATTTAAAATGGAAGGAATCTACAACATCGGCGGTATTGAAATGTTGTCAAGATTTGATTTCACACAACGCATTGCCGGATATTTCAATTTAGACAAAAAGTTAATTTTGCCGATCCTTACTAAAGATCTTAACCAACCCGCACATCGCCCTCTAAAATCCGGACTTATTACGCTCAAGGCTGAGACCGAACTTGAATATAAACCAAAATCGATAGAGACAAGTTTCCAGCTTATCAAAAATGAGCTGAATTTATAATAATCATTTTTCACTAATTCTTTAATTGACAATTTGATCTATAATTATGAACTTGAAAATAGAATTATTGGATTTAAACCCATTCATCAAATCAGGAGGAGGAATAAAACTATGAAGAAATTATTATTGGTTGTTGCAGTATTATTGTTGTTTTGTGCTAGCTCGTATGCTCAGTCTCAGGTTCAAAGCAGCTGGTTTTATTACACAAAGGATAGCCCAAACTATACACTAAATACGAATCAGGGAAAGAGAATGGTTGAGTTCGAGGTTAATTTTAGCAAACCATTCGATAAGAAACCAAAAGTTGTTATAATGCCGTCTCTTCTTGATGCTGAAAAGGCAACCCAAGTTCGCTATAGTATAAGAGCTACCGGTATTTCCCGTGACGGGTTTGTATTACTTGCAGAAGTTTGGGGCGATACTCAATTAAACGCCATTGGCGGATTCTGGCTTGCTCATACTGAAGAATAATTTTTAATGATAATTTTAATGAAAAGCTGTTCCTTTTATATAAAGGGAATAGCTTTTTTATTAACTCTACCCTTTATCAATTGACCGAACTGATATTTTTATTACTTACCAATCAGAAATAGTTTTGCTTCACACAAGTTTCTTATCGGATATTTAGTTATTCTGTTTTAGATTGCGACTACAAAATTCAATGTCGTTTTTCTCAACCCTTCATCCGCCGGAGGTTGAATGCTGTCACAGTTACTCAAACCAGAAATAACAGATTTAATTCAAAATAGACAGTTCACTGCCCTCAAAGAAATTCTAATTGATTGGGTACCTATAGATATTGCAGACCTTTTTCTTTCATTACCAGAGAATGAACAAGCAATATTTTTCCGCCTTCTTCCAAAAGATTTGGCTGCCGATGTTTTTGAATATTTTGATGTTGATGCTCAATTAAATTTGATTCAACTTCTTGGTAAAGAAGATATTGCTTCTATACTCAATGAAATGGCCGATGATGATAGAACTGCATTATTCGAAGAAGTCCCGCCAAATGTAGTTAAACAAATGATCACTTATTTATCTCCGGAACAAAGGAAGATCTCATTACAGCTTCTTGGTTATCCGGAAAATAGCATCGGTCGTTTGATGACTCCCGATTACATTGCAGCACAACAGAATTGGACTGTACAAGAAACTCTAAATTTCATTCGAGTCAATGGAAAAAACAGCGAGACACTGAATGTAGTTTATGTAGTAAATGAAAAAGGTGTTTTAATTGATGATATAACAATCCGCGAATTTCTTTTGTCTCCGCTTGATGATAAAGTTAGTGATCTAATGGATTTTACTTTTGTTTCATTAAAGGTAAATGATGATCAAGAAACGGCGGTAGAAGTTTTCAAAAAGTATGATAGAATTGCTTTTCCTGTCACAGACTCAAGCGGCGTACTCGTAGGAATTGTTACTGTAGATGATGTTCTGGATATTGCGGAAGAAGAAGCTACTGAAGATATTCAAAAAATTGCCGCAGTAGAAGCGTTTGACGAGCCCTATACGGACATTTCCTTATTTAAGATGATTAAAAAAAGGGCTGGCTGGTTAAGCATTCTTTTCTTAGGCGAGATGTTAACAGCTTCAGCCATGCAAATTTTTCAGGATGAAATTCAAAGAGTAGTTTTATTGGCTCTTTTTATTCCTCTCATCATTTCCAGCGGTGGAAATTCAGGTTCACAAGCTACAACACTTGTTATTAGAGCACTTGCCTTAAAAGAAATAACTTTAAAAAGCTGGTTCTTCATTTTTAAAAGAGAAATATTAACCGGCTTGGTTTTAGGTATTATTCTTGCTTCAATTGGGTTTGTAAGAATTTCAGTATGGCAATCTGTGGGGCATTATTACGGCAATCAGTGGTTTTTACTTGCACTTACAGTAAGTGTTTCATTAGTAGGTGTTGTTACGTGGGGAACATTAATGGGTTCGATGCTACCATTGATAATTAAGAAACTTGGTTTTGACCCGGCAACTTCTTCTGCTCCTTTTGTTGCAACCCTTGTTGACGTTACCGGATTGATAATTTATTTTTCGGTTGCACTGATTATTTTATTATAGATGATTTCATCCAATAACTTGAGATTAAAATGGCTTCAGAACAATTTGAACTATTTGTAATTCTGCTCAAACTTAAATCTTATTTAATTAGTCTGCTGGATGATCCTTCACTGGATTATAACAGCTTTGACTATACTGAAGAATATTTGCTTAGAAAATACCCAGACAGAAAAGAGGAAGTGTTGGGAATGCTGATGGCAAATAAAATTGAGAGCGATGCTCAAATTGCTTTCTCTGAAAATATACAGCAAAAGTTCAAGGAGATTGTGATTGGCCTTGATTCACCACACAAGCTTTCTGAAATACTGGATAAATTCCAAATAGAAGCAATTAACGATACACTCAGAGAAAAAACGTTAGACGATATTAAACTGAACCGTGAACAAAAACTTAAAGAGATAGTTTCTGTTTTACTTCAACTTGCCAGAATCTGGACAAGACGAAATGAAATTGAAAATAATATTGAAGACTTCTCACTTTTAGATGAAGAAGAGGTAATTCGTCCCGAGGAATTGGAAGAATTGGGGCAACTCGATTTTGAGACGTCGGTTTCATATAATACAATTTCAAAGCTAACGGAAATTTATTTAGAGCAACTAGCGGAATATTATTTCAGATTTGGCGGAGATATCTCTTTAGTTAAGCTTTTAGACAGTGTGGATGAATTTAAACGTCTTGTGTCAAATAAATACCGGGATCTTTTTAACGAACATGGATTAGATCCTAACAAGTTTCAATAAATGAGATTATTAAAAATCAGTATAGCTACAATTTGTCATTTTAAATCTCTAATCAAAACTTTTACGCCAGCTCCTCATTAAAAAGCCTGTAATCAGTAATGCAGTTCCTATCAGCGAAACTTTAATGTATTGATCCGAATAAAAATAATATCCGCCAATTGCTACAGGTATATTCTGAATTTCCAGAGGAGTAAGTCCTTCACCTCTGGCAATTTCAACTTTGTAACTTATATGGAGTAGAGCATAAGCTAAAATTACACCGCCCTGCAAAAAACAGACTATATCTACAAGTGCAAATACAATAACGGACATTATCTTTTTCATTTGAACCTCATTAATTGAGTAACATTAGTACCCCCGAGAGGAATCGAACCTCCGACCAACAGTTTAGGAAACTGCTGCTCTATCCTTCTGAGCTACGGGGGCGGCTATTTCTTTTCTAATTAACAAGAATTTTATGCAGAATAGACTTAATTCTAAAGCATAATTTTCGAAAGGAAATATAACCATTGGATTATAGAATAAAAAATTAGCTCAATATTGTAGTTTCAAGCTGATTCAGAAATGTTAAATTGAATTTGCTTGTCCTTTTTGATAATTTTTGCTTCGAATTTTTGAATTACACACTAGGAGAAAAAGAATGACAACGATTGTAGATGTATGGGGAAGGGAAATACTTGACTCACGCGGTAACCCAACGGTTGAGGTTGAAGTGACACTGGAATGCGGAGTTGTTGGAAGAGCAGCAGTTCCGAGCGGCGCTTCAACAGGTGAAAATGAAGCTGTAGAATTACGCGACGGTGACAAAACTCGTTACAATGGTTTAGGTGTTACAAAAGCAGTTGATAATGTTAACAACAAAATTGCAGATGATCTAATCGATTTCGATGCAACTGATCAGGTTGGAATTGATAATTTTCTTTGCGAATTGGACGGCACTTCCACAAAATCTGAACTTGGTGCAAATGCGATTCTTGGCGTATCATTAGCCTGTGCAAAAGCTTCTGCAGAAGCACTTGGTCTTCCTTTATACCGTTATATCGGAGGTATAGGCGCTAGAACTTTGCCAGTTCCAATGATGAACATTCTTAATGGCGGCAAGCATGCCGATAACAATGTTGATTTTCAAGAATTTATGGTGATGCCTGTTGGCGCACCCACATTTAAAGAAGCTCTTCGATATGGCGCTGAAACATTTCATTCGCTCAAATCAGTATTAAAAAAGAAAGGTTACAACACTGCGGTTGGTGATGAAGGTGGATTTGCACCAAACTTAAAATCCAATGAAGAAGCAATTACTGTAATTCTTGAAGCAATTGAAAAAGTTGGTTTAAAAGCCGGTAAAGATATTTTCATTGCTCTCGATCCTGCTGCAAGTGAAATGTGGGACAATGAGAAGAAATCTTACTTCTTCTTTAAATCTGATAAGTCTTATATGACTCCGGAAAAAATGGTTGATTACTGGGCAAACTGGGTTAAACAATATCCAATCATTTCCCTTGAAGATGGAATGGCAGAATTTGATTGGGACGGCTGGAAATTATTAACCGATAAAGTCGGCAGCAAAATTCAATTAGTTGGCGATGATCTCTTCGTAACCAATACAGATTATTTATCGAAAGGAATTGAGCTTAAAGTTGCAAATTCCATATTGATAAAAGTAAACCAGATTGGCACGCTCACTGAAACTCTTGATGCAATTGAAATGGCTAAACGAGCAAGTTATACTGCCGTAATATCCCATCGTTCGGGAGAAACGGAAGACACTACAATTTCTGATTTGGCTGTTGCAACAAATTGCGGACAAATTAAATCCGGCTCGGCAAGCAGAACAGATCGTATAGCAAAATACAATCAATTGATTAGAATTGAGGAAGAGTTGGATACAACAGCAATCTTTCCTGGAATTGATGCAATAAATTATTCTGTTAAATAATAAGGTATAAATTAAATATAAAAGCCCCCGCTTATGGCTGGGGCTTTTTTGTCCTATTCAAACTTCATAATAAAATTGGCTTATTGAGGTCTTTATGCCGCACCACACTATTAAAACTATTAACGAGTTCATCAAGAAGAATAAGATTGAATTTATTGATTTAAAATCCATTGACCTTTCCGGTAGACTTCATCACATCTCGCTTCCGGTTTTTGATAACATAATTACCAAACTTACAACTGAAGGAGTGGGATTCGATGGATCCAGCTTTGGCTTTCGCAAAGTTGAAAACAGCGATATGATAATGATTCCGGATTTGGATACAGCCGTGATTGATTTATTCCGAGATGCGCCGACTTTAAGTTTTTATTCCAACATTGTTTTAACAGATGAAAAACATTCACGCTTTTCGCAGGATGGGAGATATTTAGCAAAACAAGCAGAAACGCTTCTAAAAAAAATAACGGGTGCTGATAAATCCTGGTGGGGACCGGAATTTGAATTTTATATTTTTTCGAAAGTCGAGTACGATACCAGAACTGCAACATCATATTACCGTGTAGAGCACACGGAGGAATTTTATAAACGGGCTTACCATGCCGCAAATCCGTTTGATCTGTATGATGACTTCCGCGATGAGGCATCAAAGCTTCTTCAAAAGTT is a genomic window containing:
- the mgtE gene encoding magnesium transporter, which produces MLSQLLKPEITDLIQNRQFTALKEILIDWVPIDIADLFLSLPENEQAIFFRLLPKDLAADVFEYFDVDAQLNLIQLLGKEDIASILNEMADDDRTALFEEVPPNVVKQMITYLSPEQRKISLQLLGYPENSIGRLMTPDYIAAQQNWTVQETLNFIRVNGKNSETLNVVYVVNEKGVLIDDITIREFLLSPLDDKVSDLMDFTFVSLKVNDDQETAVEVFKKYDRIAFPVTDSSGVLVGIVTVDDVLDIAEEEATEDIQKIAAVEAFDEPYTDISLFKMIKKRAGWLSILFLGEMLTASAMQIFQDEIQRVVLLALFIPLIISSGGNSGSQATTLVIRALALKEITLKSWFFIFKREILTGLVLGIILASIGFVRISVWQSVGHYYGNQWFLLALTVSVSLVGVVTWGTLMGSMLPLIIKKLGFDPATSSAPFVATLVDVTGLIIYFSVALIILL
- the eno gene encoding phosphopyruvate hydratase; its protein translation is MTTIVDVWGREILDSRGNPTVEVEVTLECGVVGRAAVPSGASTGENEAVELRDGDKTRYNGLGVTKAVDNVNNKIADDLIDFDATDQVGIDNFLCELDGTSTKSELGANAILGVSLACAKASAEALGLPLYRYIGGIGARTLPVPMMNILNGGKHADNNVDFQEFMVMPVGAPTFKEALRYGAETFHSLKSVLKKKGYNTAVGDEGGFAPNLKSNEEAITVILEAIEKVGLKAGKDIFIALDPAASEMWDNEKKSYFFFKSDKSYMTPEKMVDYWANWVKQYPIISLEDGMAEFDWDGWKLLTDKVGSKIQLVGDDLFVTNTDYLSKGIELKVANSILIKVNQIGTLTETLDAIEMAKRASYTAVISHRSGETEDTTISDLAVATNCGQIKSGSASRTDRIAKYNQLIRIEEELDTTAIFPGIDAINYSVK
- a CDS encoding carbohydrate kinase family protein, which gives rise to MLIGHSIIDHFEELNSEISRPGGIFYSTIGILSLAKPEDEIFLLTSMNEKSFHLFESLYSKINKTFIDTVENMPEVILRTSGLGERKETYENLSSQLIIEKIGDWNQFDGILINMITGFDISLDQLKTIRKYFKGIIYFDIHTLSRGVGANMEREFRPIPQTYEWLTNIDILQCNESELNTIVQNMDEFNSAKEILRFGPKILIITKGEKGAQTYFLENGEIKSLFLNAEQVVTVNKIGCGDIFGAVFFYSYISTRDVSKSLNKANKAGAIAATTKNLTTERLIKLND
- the rfbD gene encoding dTDP-4-dehydrorhamnose reductase; the protein is MISGDLIKKRILIIGSNGMLGQRLAEFFRSDDKIELLCASVENESLIPEVNYKQLDIRQKNEVREIILNFFPDFVINTAAYTNVDKSETDKETAWKINVNGPENIAHYCWTIDAHLIHLSTDYIFDGKNGPYTEVDKPCPISYYGRTKLASENSIRTSGVRFTIIRTNILYGAAKFGRNDFVKWVLTSLSSGQTIRIVTDQIGNPTYIDDIVSAINKVTEFKMEGIYNIGGIEMLSRFDFTQRIAGYFNLDKKLILPILTKDLNQPAHRPLKSGLITLKAETELEYKPKSIETSFQLIKNELNL
- a CDS encoding H-type lectin domain-containing protein; its protein translation is MKKLLLVVAVLLLFCASSYAQSQVQSSWFYYTKDSPNYTLNTNQGKRMVEFEVNFSKPFDKKPKVVIMPSLLDAEKATQVRYSIRATGISRDGFVLLAEVWGDTQLNAIGGFWLAHTEE